The following are encoded together in the Bactrocera neohumeralis isolate Rockhampton chromosome 6, APGP_CSIRO_Bneo_wtdbg2-racon-allhic-juicebox.fasta_v2, whole genome shotgun sequence genome:
- the LOC126761344 gene encoding uncharacterized protein LOC126761344 isoform X2 → MPAITSEATRPAPTRCLRPIRATVLAAATAAASLLTSAATVAAAAAAAATTSSTTTTATATATAGIASYNHNSISTQQPDALERRLQPDVDTDTGGGSRVGVNVDLTAASVAALPSRLANKLLTNFLPAIDAVTNATTTNTLTSSSHSSAISSSSSSGISNRGAAVTYPTFRPPSIENLVASSAEDLSNFRDVSFDIFDDDDDLFGSPLAFDASDNGLWNGRFVPPPPRPPFLVDEPVLSDGLTTCDLCSWAMPTKSTFMFEGTIEKASELGWPLTLIIVSVLSALLGAIVMVTVVRCRRKKPTNNRNETHVQWWSRNKRTNGSNNNNHLRRSNIYTAHPADSVRGLQQPSLSAASSLTTMTAMGASAGPLHSNAVTPNATQPPQLPHQQQQQQQQYYHHPYQQHQASLRRSISGHQRAPDYEYEHEYHQPQELQLQLQHQRQHSSSLSSLSDTPTLPVAVANNNKSRTLQLQHQPLQHHHQQQQQQPQHQQQAAYNVSDGVTVGFGAGMVGVGVGISRRGAGEMGDESSCRWPNATIVVAS, encoded by the exons atgcctGCCATAACAAGTGAAGCGACAAGACCCGCGCCCACCCGCTGCCTACGGCCAATCAGAGCGACAGTGCTTGCCGCAGCGACAGCAGCCGCCTCACTGCTCACATCCGCAGCCACagtggcagcggcagcagcagcagctgcgaCAACATCGTccacaacaactacagcaacagcaacggcaACAGCCGGCATCGCCAGCTACAACCACAATAGCATATCAACTCAACAGCCGGATGCTTTGGAGCGACGACTGCAACCAGATGTCGATACGGACACCGGAGGTGGAAGTAGAGTAGGCGTAAATGTTGATCTAACTGCCGCCTCCGTTGCCGCGCTGCCCAGCCGCCTCGCCAATAAGTTGCTAACCAATTTTCTGCCTGCCATCGATGCCGTCACAAatgccaccaccaccaacacACTCACCAGCAGCAGCCACAGCAGCGCCATCAGTAGTAGTAGCAGTAGTGGTATTAGCAATCGTGGTGCTGCTGTCACATATCCAACCTTCCGGCCGCCGAGTATAGAGAATCTTGTCGCAAGTTCAGCTGAGGATTTGAGCAATTTTCGTGATGTGTCCTTCGATATATTCGACGACGATGACGATTTGTTTGGCTCGCCATTGGCATTTGATGCTTCCGATAATGGCTTGTGGAATGGACGTTTCGTGCCGCCACCACCCCGTCCGCCATTCCTAGTCGATGAGCCGGTGCTGAGTGATGGACTGACAACGTGTGATTTGTGCTCATGGGCCATGCCAACGAAGAGTACATTCATGTTCGAGGGCACAATAG AAAAAGCTTCCGAATTGGGCTGGCCCTTGACGCTGATTATCGTTTCGGTGCTGTCAGCATTGCTGGGAGCGATTGTCATGGTGACGGTTGTGCGCTGCAGAAG GAAAAAACCAACGAACAACCGTAACG agACGCATGTGCAATGGTGGTCACGCAACAAGCGCACcaacggcagcaacaacaacaatcatttGCGCCGCAGCAATATTTATACAGCGCACCCAGCGGATAGTGTGCGCGGCTTGCAGCAGCCATCGCTATCGGCCGCCTCGTCGCTGACCACAATGACCGCAATGGGCGCATCAGCGGGACCCCTGCATTCGAACGCGGTCACGCCGAATGCCACGCAGCCGCCACAGCTGccacaccaacaacagcaacagcagcaacaatactACCACCATCCATATCAACAGCATCAAGCGTCACTACGCCGCAGCATCAGCGGTCATCAGCGCGCGCCCGATTATGAATACGAGCACGAATACCATCAACCGCAGGAGCTGCAATTGCAGCTGCAACACCAACGCCAACACAGCTCGTCGCTGTCATCGCTGTCCGACACGCCAACCCTACCGGTGGCGGTGGCGAACAACAATAAGTCGCGCACGCTGCAGCTGCAACATCAGCCGTTGCAGCACCaccatcagcaacaacaacaacaaccacagcaccAGCAGCAAGCGGCCTACAATGTGTCCGATGGTGTGACAGTTGGCTTCGGCGCGGGTATGGTTGGTGTCGGTGTAGGCATAAGCCGGCGCGGCGCTGGCGAAATGGGTGACGAGTCCTCATGTCGTTGGCCGAATGCAACAATTGTGGTGGCCAGCTGA
- the LOC126761344 gene encoding uncharacterized protein LOC126761344 isoform X1: MPAITSEATRPAPTRCLRPIRATVLAAATAAASLLTSAATVAAAAAAAATTSSTTTTATATATAGIASYNHNSISTQQPDALERRLQPDVDTDTGGGSRVGVNVDLTAASVAALPSRLANKLLTNFLPAIDAVTNATTTNTLTSSSHSSAISSSSSSGISNRGAAVTYPTFRPPSIENLVASSAEDLSNFRDVSFDIFDDDDDLFGSPLAFDASDNGLWNGRFVPPPPRPPFLVDEPVLSDGLTTCDLCSWAMPTKSTFMFEGTIEKASELGWPLTLIIVSVLSALLGAIVMVTVVRCRRKKPTNNRNGKCTKLADDDPAPYIQQQHHHHHHHHNNQQLQYNQHLNHHYPYQHQHNQNLNQYVHEHHRHLYPTAYRNLHAQYPSLSSHHNAMTTHHHQQQQQHQHIQQQQHKRLPQPLPMHYVSNSCSSSSLTNDSQSTQRTSLSTIYRPPSYYSSATVHAGTVALTKAAQKQKLLKQRIDMFTRSLPPPPSPPMEAHHDAVIERRSCSSIASHSGSSGSGSSRRGDDESICSDSYAESSVAYEEPTTLEIDASPVEEADMPIVEAAVMVAVRSTEKF, from the exons atgcctGCCATAACAAGTGAAGCGACAAGACCCGCGCCCACCCGCTGCCTACGGCCAATCAGAGCGACAGTGCTTGCCGCAGCGACAGCAGCCGCCTCACTGCTCACATCCGCAGCCACagtggcagcggcagcagcagcagctgcgaCAACATCGTccacaacaactacagcaacagcaacggcaACAGCCGGCATCGCCAGCTACAACCACAATAGCATATCAACTCAACAGCCGGATGCTTTGGAGCGACGACTGCAACCAGATGTCGATACGGACACCGGAGGTGGAAGTAGAGTAGGCGTAAATGTTGATCTAACTGCCGCCTCCGTTGCCGCGCTGCCCAGCCGCCTCGCCAATAAGTTGCTAACCAATTTTCTGCCTGCCATCGATGCCGTCACAAatgccaccaccaccaacacACTCACCAGCAGCAGCCACAGCAGCGCCATCAGTAGTAGTAGCAGTAGTGGTATTAGCAATCGTGGTGCTGCTGTCACATATCCAACCTTCCGGCCGCCGAGTATAGAGAATCTTGTCGCAAGTTCAGCTGAGGATTTGAGCAATTTTCGTGATGTGTCCTTCGATATATTCGACGACGATGACGATTTGTTTGGCTCGCCATTGGCATTTGATGCTTCCGATAATGGCTTGTGGAATGGACGTTTCGTGCCGCCACCACCCCGTCCGCCATTCCTAGTCGATGAGCCGGTGCTGAGTGATGGACTGACAACGTGTGATTTGTGCTCATGGGCCATGCCAACGAAGAGTACATTCATGTTCGAGGGCACAATAG AAAAAGCTTCCGAATTGGGCTGGCCCTTGACGCTGATTATCGTTTCGGTGCTGTCAGCATTGCTGGGAGCGATTGTCATGGTGACGGTTGTGCGCTGCAGAAG GAAAAAACCAACGAACAACCGTAACGGTAAGTGTACTAAACTTGCTGACGACGATCCAGCACCCTATatccaacaacaacaccaccaccaccaccatcatcACAATAACCAACAACTACAATATAACCAACACCTTAACCATCATTATCCATACCAACACCAACACAACCAAAACCTCAACCAATATGTACACGAACACCACCGACATTTGTATCCCACTGCCTATCGTAACCTACACGCACAGTATCCGTCGTTGTCTAGCCACCATAACGCCATGACAACACACcatcaccaacaacagcaacaacatcaacatatacaacaacaacaacacaagcgaTTACCTCAGCCGCTGCCAATGCATTATGTGAGCAATAGTTGCTCTTCCTCGTCGCTGACGAATGACAGCCAGAGCACGCAACGCACCAGTCTGTCGACCATATATCGGCCACCAAGCTACTACAGCAGCGCTACGGTGCACGCTGGCACAGTGGCATTGACCAAGGCggcacaaaagcaaaaattgctaaaacaACGCATTGACATGTTTACGCGTTCGCTGCCACCGCCACCGTCGCCACCAATGGAGGCGCATCACGATGCGGTGATCGAGCGGCGGAGTTGTAGTAGCATTGCGAGTCACAGTGGTAGTAGTGGTAGTGGCAGTAGTAGAAGGGGCGATGATGAGAGCATTTGCAGTGACAGTTATGCCGAATCGTCGGTGGCTTATGAAGAGCCGACGACGCTGGAGATAGACGCGTCACCGGTCGAAGAAGCTGATATGCCCATAGTTGAAGCGGCGGTTATGGTGGCTGTGCGCAGCACTGAGAAATTCTGA